From a single Pseudopipra pipra isolate bDixPip1 chromosome 7, bDixPip1.hap1, whole genome shotgun sequence genomic region:
- the SLC40A1 gene encoding solute carrier family 40 member 1 codes for MARAAEPQGRRRGGSVVAYFTSAKFLLYLGHALSTWGDRMWHFAVSVFLVELYGNSLLLTAVYGLVVAGSVLLLGALIGDWVDKNSRLKVAQTSLIVQNASVILCGIILMIIFLFKTQLLTLYHGWLLTVCYILVITIANIANLASTATAITIQRDWIVVVAGEDRSKLADMNATIRRIDQLTNILAPMAVGQIMTFGSPMIGCGFISGWNLMSMCVEYLLLWKVYQKTPTLALKSAKVEESELKQLNVTKESDMKPAEGVQLIVEKDVTGFEPPQEKEVGCAARIAEPFITFRDGWVAYYNQPVFLAGMGLAFLYMTVLGFDCITTGYAYTQGLSGSVLSLLMGASAVTGIMGTVAFTWLRRKCGLIRTGLISGAAQFACLILCVISVFMPGSPMDLTVSPFADISARLFENEPLPTIASPEPEMILATGMPNLLNGSTTPANSDPETSPEPVPLISVSLLFAGVIAARVGLWSFDLTVTQLLQENVVESERGIINGVQNSMNYLLDLLHFIMVILAPNPEAFGLLVLISVSFVAMGHIMYFRFAQKTLGKQLFVCRTPDPKTAPDSSPPGNTSTV; via the exons ATGGCGCGGGCAGCGGAGCCGCAGGGCCGGCGGCGCGGCG GATCTGTGGTTGCCTATTTTACGTCTGCAAAGTTTCTTCTTTATCTTGGGCATGCACTGTCCACTTGG GGAGATCGCATGTGGCATTTTGCTGTGTCCGTGTTCCTGGTGGAACTTTATGGGAACAGCTTACTCCTGACTGCGGTCTATGGACTGGTTGTGGCGGGATCTGTTCTTCTCCTGGGGGCCCTTATTGGAGACTGGGTGGACAAGAACTCCAGGCTCAAAG TGGCCCAGACATCCTTGATCGTACAGAATGCATCTGTCATCCTGTGTGGTATTATCCTGATGATTATCTTCTTGTTTAAGACACAACTCTTGACATTATACCATGGATGGCTTCTT ACGGTGTGCTATATCCTGGTTATCACAATAGCAAATATTGCCAATTtggccagcactgccacagcaATCACAATTCAGAGGGACTGGATTGTTGTGGTTGCAGGGGAAGACAGAAGCAAACTGGCAG ATATGAATGCCACAATAAGAAGAATTGATCAGTTGACCAACATCTTGGCTCCAATGGCGGTTGGTCAGATAATGACGTTTGGCTCCCCGATGATTGGCTGTGGATTCATTTCTGGCTGGAACCTGATGTCGATGTGTGTGGAATATCTGCTGCTCTGGAAGGTTTATCAGAAAACCCCTACTCTGGCTCTCAAATCTGCCAAAGTTGAAGAATCAGAACTGAAACAGCTGAATGTAACAAAAG AGAGTGACATGAAACCTGCTGAAGGAGTGCAGTTAATTGTTGAGAAAGATGTAACTGGCTTTGAGCCCCCACAGGAGAAGGAAGTCGGCTGCGCCGCCCGCATTGCTGAACCCTTCATAACGTTCCGCGACGGATGGGTCGCGTACTACAACCAGCCGGTGTTTCTCGCAGGCATGGGTCTTGCATTTCTGTACATGACTGTTCTGGGCTTTGATTGTATCACTACAGGCTATGCATACACTCAGGGGCTGAGTGGCTCCGTGCTAAGCCTCCTCATGGGTGCCTCGGCAGTCACTGGAATCATGGGAACAGTAGCTTTCACTTGGCTTCGTCGCAAGTGTGGCCTCATCCGCACAGGCCTCATTTCTGGAGCTGCTCAGTTTGCTTGTCTGATCTTATGTGTCATCTCTGTATTTATGCCTGGAAGTCCTATGGATTTGACTGTTTCCCCATTTGCTGACATCAGTGCCAGGCTGTTTGAAAATGAGCCATTACCTACTATAGCATCTCCAGAACCTGAAATGATTTTGGCAACTGGAATGCCCAACTTGTTAAACGGGTCTACTACTCCTGCTAACAGCGACCCAGAGACGAGTCCTGAGCCCGTGCCTTTGATCTCTGTCAGTCTCCTGTTTGCAGGAGTCATTGCTGCTAGAGTTG GCCTTTGGTCCTTTGATTTGACTGTCACACAGTTACTCCAGGAAAATGTGGTAGAATCTGAAAGAGGCATCATAAATGGTGTCCAAAACTCCATGAATTATCTTCTTGATTTGCTGCACTTCATCATGGTCATCTTGGCTCCAAACCCTGAAGCTTTTGGCTTATTGGTGCTTATTTCTGTGTCTTTTGTTGCAATGGGCCACATAATGTACTTCAGATTTGCCCAAAAAACCTTGGGAAAACAACTGTTTGTTTGTCGCACTCCTGatcccaaaacagcccctgacagTTCACCACCTGGTAATACATCTACTGTCTGA